The genomic window GCAAGCAATTCTGGATCGGCCTCAAGAATTTTTCTGTAATAACAAGTTACAATCGCAGCCGCCTGTACGCGATGGCGGTGTATGACCTCGCGCAGGAAATCGTCAAGGCTCGTGGAGGGCGCTCCTGAGCACTGCGTCTGACGGGCGAAAATAAAATTCAGGATCTGCACTCCGGGGAACCAACCGGGGTGCCATCCATCAAAAATCCGAATTTAACAGCAATTACCAAATAAGAACGGTCTGGGTGCGCGGCCGATTGACGCCATCCGTCGGGGGATTTCATGCTGAAAAATAACAAGCGACTGGCTGCCGCTGCGGCTGCCCTGTTGCTGGCCGCCTGTAGTGGCCAGCCCAGCAAGCCCATCAGGGATGAAGTGAAGGACAGTGGGCCACCGGTACCTGTGGATATGCTGGCTACACCTGATCCCACACCCGTGCGAGAGCCCATCGGCCAGGCGGGTAACAAGTCACCGTATATCGTAAATGGCGTCAGGTATCGCGTGATGAACGGGGTGAAGGGCTACAAGGAGCAGGGCCATGCCTCCTGGTACGGCACCAAGTTCCACGGCCGGCGCACTGCCAATGGCGAGGTCTACAATATGTACGCCATGTCCGCGGCTCACAAGACGCTGCCCCTGCCTAGCTACGCCAAAGTCACCAATCTGGATAACGGTCGCAGCGTGATCGTGCGGGTCAATGACCGCGGCCCCTTTGTGCCGGGACGGATTATTGATCTGAGCTACACCGCCGCGCAGAAGCTGGGCTATATCGATAAGGGGGTAGCGCGCGTTGAGGTGGTTGCCCTGGATCCGGATAGCCTGCCGCCGGCAACCGAAACCCTGGTCGCCGAGAAGGATGTTTCTGCCAGAGAGGCCCTGGCGCAGGATGCCAGTTTCAAGCTACCCACGAATACTTATCTGCAGGTAGGTGCTTTCAGCGACCCCTCCCAGGCTGACCGCGTGCGCGGGCAGGTCGCCTCAGTGGTCGACTATCCTGTATCGGTCAGTCCGGTGTTCAACGGAGCAAAAACACTGTACCGCGTGAGAATAGGGCCGCTGGCGCAGCAGCGCTCCCTGGTG from Microbulbifer aggregans includes these protein-coding regions:
- a CDS encoding septal ring lytic transglycosylase RlpA family protein; this translates as MLKNNKRLAAAAAALLLAACSGQPSKPIRDEVKDSGPPVPVDMLATPDPTPVREPIGQAGNKSPYIVNGVRYRVMNGVKGYKEQGHASWYGTKFHGRRTANGEVYNMYAMSAAHKTLPLPSYAKVTNLDNGRSVIVRVNDRGPFVPGRIIDLSYTAAQKLGYIDKGVARVEVVALDPDSLPPATETLVAEKDVSAREALAQDASFKLPTNTYLQVGAFSDPSQADRVRGQVASVVDYPVSVSPVFNGAKTLYRVRIGPLAQQRSLVAARETVEQNRLGTPLVVYD